The following proteins are encoded in a genomic region of Sebastes fasciatus isolate fSebFas1 chromosome 12, fSebFas1.pri, whole genome shotgun sequence:
- the arhgef1 gene encoding rho guanine nucleotide exchange factor 1 isoform X3, translating into MFFSLLTQRQLSNRKPISRASVSLSLYPPGVFGAQCSNPAMSIIGAEDEDFENDLNEVVDDQSPYFNHIDLLKEHPTHLLVFIQHIILQFDPAPLLCYLHADLFKNLSAKETKKQFVEFYNTFLDKGAILKVTQPANVTYELDRTRPDLLHEDTQRRYAQEVQSVQAVEVAKQLEDFRQKRMMGMTPNEAELIDVENHYPTDRIPMEMKEKSVAENLLDKMSETQPTIVSDEEKCQSIFSAVAFFMKHLGVKTRAVDSKKSRGGFFRRQLVKSKKDESTKAKPRGGFPGIPSWIAGNTDVKPKMEAEAEKEKVNPERKGPAPGRGSLTDPCVPSLSSRKSGSIGSPSSLPALEINDGSGNNISTSNSPESSHVDGLSSNRLEPPTLSDGGDVSPVGLGGGLTVGEPFSPMDTPTEENVEKESRKVGRSESARVDRHSSRRRGSSRAKQSRSRSDVDLQPPCTTTSSPAPLTPQHLHPFDGPVLFPEGPGHSPTSPSPQLEEVEPRLLEFEQDPPNWRELAPPEALSSLSKKGTKRQEVINELFATEHAHVRMLSVLQMIFSKPLEREELLTFAELGAIFPNLDEIIDMHYNFYENLKKLRLDDNFIVKSISTTVHSRFGGTEGEWFQKLTARFCSHQSWALDQIKSRQKKEPRFNSFILEAESKPQCRRLQLKDIIPIEMQRLTKYPLLLENIAKNTEDPTEKERIQQSAECCRKILNHVNEEVKVMENLLNLKDYQRRLDTSGLKPSNELYTEYKNIDLTQKKMLFEGPVTWKVTKEKAIEVQCVLLGDLLVLLQRQDDKMVLKCQSKSNIAVQEGKQMLSPIIKLDSVFLREVATDRKAFYVIFTWESGAQIYELVAQSVGERKLWTDVIKTAVDDLKKSGAPMRLTLPPGGSPLSPSALTAPLSPTENGGLKSSSIDRDKDSLTDDKSSDPRHRLIDFLSDKGFDLIAHSNSDQEKVANSALDEVMSLKRLLVGSISLSEDSQPDEENGEEPSERASQEMDGCQSTEESQSTDRGAEEENDHSCEKEGAGTKGEEERSISAPLVLSQERKDEVCRRLRSLQEKLKRLQTVEEEHHRLQEALSKFSLGGGNFQ; encoded by the exons GGCGTGTTTGGGGCTCAGTGCTCTAACCCAGCCATGAGCATCATCGGGGCTGAGGATGAGGATTTCGAGAATGATCTGAATGAG gtggtGGATGACCAGTCCCCATACTTCAACCATATAGACCTGTTGAAAGAGCATCCGACCCACCTGCTGGTCTTCATTCAACATATCATTCTACAGTTTGACCCTGCTCCCCTG CTGTGTTACCTCCATGCTGACCTCTTCAAGAACCTCAGTGCCAAAGAGACCAAGAAACAGTTTGTGGAGTTCTACAACACTTTCTTGGACAAGGGTGCA ATTCTCAAGGTGACACAACCAGCGAATGTAACCTATGAATTGG ACCGGACCCGTCCAGATCTGCTCCACGAGGACACCCAAAGGCGTTATGCTCAGGAGGTTCAGAGCGTGCAGGCGGTTGAAGTGGCCAAACAGCTGGAAGATTTCAG GCAAAAGAGGATGATGGGTATGACGCCCAACGAGGCCGAGCTCATTGACGTGGAGAACCACTATCCCACCGACCGCATCCCGATGGAGATGAAGGAGAAGTCTGTAGCTGAGAACCTGCTGGACAAGATGTCAGAGACACA ACCTACAATTGTCTCGGACGAGGAAAAATg CCAATCCATCTTTTCAGCGGTGGCCTTCTTCATGAAGCACCTTGGGGTTAAAACCAGGGCAGTTGACAGTAAGAAGTCCAGAGGAGGCTTCTTCAGGAGACAGCTGGTAAAG AGCAAGAAGGATGAATCCACAAAGGCCAAGCCCAGAGGGGGGTTTCCTGGCATCCCCAGCTGGATCGCCGGCAACA CTGACGTCAAACCTAAAATGGAGGCTGAAG CGGAAAAGGAGAAAGTGAATCCGGAGCGTAAGGGTCCAGCTCCCGGCAGAGGCTCCCTGACCGACCCTTGTGTCCCTTCCCTCTCCAGCAGGAAGTCCGGTTCCATCGGAAGCCCGTCCTCCCTGCCTGCGTTAGAGATCAATGACGGGTCAGGCAACAACATCAGCACCAGCAACAGCCCCGAGTCTTCACACGTCGATG GACTCTCAAGCAATCGCTTAGAGCCTCCGACCCTGTCAGACGGGGGTGACGTGTCCCCCGTCGGGCTGGGAGGAGGGCTGACCGTCGGGGAGCCCTTCTCACCCATGGACACTCCCACAGAGGAAAATGTGGAGAAAGAAAG TAGGAAAGTGGGGCGCAGCGAGAGTGCCCGCGTGGACCGGCACTCCTCTCGGCGCCGCGGCTCTTCCCGGGCCAAACAGTCTCGCTCCCGTAGTGATGTGGACCTCCAGCCGCCTTGTACAACGACATCATCACCTGCCCCGCTCACCCCCCAGCACCTCCATCC TTTTGATGGACCAGTTTTATTTCCTGAAGGGCCCGGCCACTCCCCCACCAGCCCCTCCCCACagctggaggaggtggagcCACGCCTCCTGGAGTTTGAGCAGGACCCGCCCAACTGGAGGGAGCTGGCTCCCCCTGAAGCCCTGTCCAGTCTCAGCAAGAAGGGGACCAAGAGGCAGGAGGTCATCAATG AGTTGTTTGCAACCGAGCATGCCCATGTGCGGATGCTAAGCGTCCTTCAGATGATTTTCTCCAAgcctctggagagagaggagctcctGACCTTCGCTGAGCTGGGCGCCATCTTCCCCAACCTGGATGAGATCATTGACATGCACT ATAACTTCTACGAGAACCTGAAGAAACTGCGTTTGGATGACAACTTCATAGTCAAATCTATCAGCACCACAGTGCACAGCAGA TTTGGAGGTACAGAGGGGGAGTGGTTCCAGAAATTGACAGCCCGGTTCTGCAGTCACCAGTCGTGGGCCTTGGACCAGATCAAGAGCAGGCAGAAGAAAGAGCCACGCTTCAACTCCTTCATACTG GAGGCAGAGAGTAAGCCCCAGTGCCGCAGGCTGCAGCTCAAGGACATCATTCCCATAGAGATGCAGAGACTGACCAAATACCCGTTGCTGTTGGAAAATATCGCCAAgaacacag AGGACCcgacagagaaggagaggatcCAGCAGAGCGCAGAGTGCTGCAGAAAGATCCTCAACCATGTCAATGAGGAGGTCAAAGTGATGGAGAACCTATTG AATCTGAAGGACTACCAGCGTAGACTGGACACATCAGGGCTCAAACCCAGTAATGAGCTTTATACAGAATATAAG AACATCGACCTGACTCAGAAGAAGATGCTTTTTGAAGGCCCTGTGACCTGGAAAGTCACAAAGGAGAAGGCAATTG AGGTGCAGTGTGTTTTGCTCGGGGACCTGCTGGTGCTCCTTCAGAGGCAGGACGACAAGATGGTCCTCAAATGCCAGAGCAAGAGTAACATCGCAGTGCAGGAGGGCAAGCAGATGCTGAGCCCCATCATCAAACTGGACTCAGTCTTCCTACGGGAGGTGGCCACAG ATCGGAAGGCCTTCTATGTGATATTTACGTGGGAAAGCGGTGCCCAGATCTATGAACTGGTGGCTCAGTCTGTTGGAGAGAGGAAACT CTGGACTGATGTGATAAAGACAGCAGTGGATGATCTGAAGAAGAGCGGAGCACCCATGAGGTTGACGCTGCCTCCTGGAGGATCTCCCCTGAGTCCCTCTGC GCTGACTGCCCCTTTGAGCCCGACTGAGAATGGCGGTTTGAAAAGCAGCAGCATTG ATCGAGATAAGGACAGCTTGACGGATGACAAGTCTTCAGACCCCAGGCACAGGCTGATTGATTTCCTGTCAGACAAAGGCTTCGACTTGATAGCCCACTCCAACAGCGATCAGGAGAAGGTGGCCAACAGTGCTTTGGATGAAG TCATGTCGCTGAAAAGGCTGTTGGTCGGTAGCATCAGTCTGTCAGAAGACTCGCAGCCTGATGAAGAAAACGGAGAGGAGCCATCAGAGAGGGCCAGTCAAGAAATGGACGGCTGTCAGTCGACAG AAGAAAGCCAGAGCACAGACCGGGGAGCGGAGGAGGAGAACGATCACTCTTGTGAAAAAGAAGGAGCAGGGACGAAGggcgaggaggagaggagcatcAGTGCGCCCCTGGTGCTGTCCCAGGAGAGGAAGGACGAAGTGTGCAGGAGGCTCCGCAGTCTGCAGGAAAAACTAAAGAGACTACAG ACTGTAGAAGAGGAGCACCACAGGCTGCAGGAGGCCCTCTCCAAGTTCTCACTGGGGGGGGGGAACTTCCAGTGA
- the arhgef1 gene encoding rho guanine nucleotide exchange factor 1 isoform X4 has protein sequence MSIIGAEDEDFENDLNEVVDDQSPYFNHIDLLKEHPTHLLVFIQHIILQFDPAPLLCYLHADLFKNLSAKETKKQFVEFYNTFLDKGAILKVTQPANVTYELDRTRPDLLHEDTQRRYAQEVQSVQAVEVAKQLEDFRQKRMMGMTPNEAELIDVENHYPTDRIPMEMKEKSVAENLLDKMSETQPTIVSDEEKCQSIFSAVAFFMKHLGVKTRAVDSKKSRGGFFRRQLVKSKKDESTKAKPRGGFPGIPSWIAGNTEKEKVNPERKGPAPGRGSLTDPCVPSLSSRKSGSIGSPSSLPALEINDGSGNNISTSNSPESSHVDGLSSNRLEPPTLSDGGDVSPVGLGGGLTVGEPFSPMDTPTEENVEKERRKTSRKVGRSESARVDRHSSRRRGSSRAKQSRSRSDVDLQPPCTTTSSPAPLTPQHLHPFDGPVLFPEGPGHSPTSPSPQLEEVEPRLLEFEQDPPNWRELAPPEALSSLSKKGTKRQEVINELFATEHAHVRMLSVLQMIFSKPLEREELLTFAELGAIFPNLDEIIDMHYNFYENLKKLRLDDNFIVKSISTTVHSRFGGTEGEWFQKLTARFCSHQSWALDQIKSRQKKEPRFNSFILEAESKPQCRRLQLKDIIPIEMQRLTKYPLLLENIAKNTEDPTEKERIQQSAECCRKILNHVNEEVKVMENLLNLKDYQRRLDTSGLKPSNELYTEYKNIDLTQKKMLFEGPVTWKVTKEKAIEVQCVLLGDLLVLLQRQDDKMVLKCQSKSNIAVQEGKQMLSPIIKLDSVFLREVATDRKAFYVIFTWESGAQIYELVAQSVGERKLWTDVIKTAVDDLKKSGAPMRLTLPPGGSPLSPSALTAPLSPTENGGLKSSSIDRDKDSLTDDKSSDPRHRLIDFLSDKGFDLIAHSNSDQEKVANSALDEVMSLKRLLVGSISLSEDSQPDEENGEEPSERASQEMDGCQSTEESQSTDRGAEEENDHSCEKEGAGTKGEEERSISAPLVLSQERKDEVCRRLRSLQEKLKRLQTVEEEHHRLQEALSKFSLGGGNFQ, from the exons ATGAGCATCATCGGGGCTGAGGATGAGGATTTCGAGAATGATCTGAATGAG gtggtGGATGACCAGTCCCCATACTTCAACCATATAGACCTGTTGAAAGAGCATCCGACCCACCTGCTGGTCTTCATTCAACATATCATTCTACAGTTTGACCCTGCTCCCCTG CTGTGTTACCTCCATGCTGACCTCTTCAAGAACCTCAGTGCCAAAGAGACCAAGAAACAGTTTGTGGAGTTCTACAACACTTTCTTGGACAAGGGTGCA ATTCTCAAGGTGACACAACCAGCGAATGTAACCTATGAATTGG ACCGGACCCGTCCAGATCTGCTCCACGAGGACACCCAAAGGCGTTATGCTCAGGAGGTTCAGAGCGTGCAGGCGGTTGAAGTGGCCAAACAGCTGGAAGATTTCAG GCAAAAGAGGATGATGGGTATGACGCCCAACGAGGCCGAGCTCATTGACGTGGAGAACCACTATCCCACCGACCGCATCCCGATGGAGATGAAGGAGAAGTCTGTAGCTGAGAACCTGCTGGACAAGATGTCAGAGACACA ACCTACAATTGTCTCGGACGAGGAAAAATg CCAATCCATCTTTTCAGCGGTGGCCTTCTTCATGAAGCACCTTGGGGTTAAAACCAGGGCAGTTGACAGTAAGAAGTCCAGAGGAGGCTTCTTCAGGAGACAGCTGGTAAAG AGCAAGAAGGATGAATCCACAAAGGCCAAGCCCAGAGGGGGGTTTCCTGGCATCCCCAGCTGGATCGCCGGCAACA CGGAAAAGGAGAAAGTGAATCCGGAGCGTAAGGGTCCAGCTCCCGGCAGAGGCTCCCTGACCGACCCTTGTGTCCCTTCCCTCTCCAGCAGGAAGTCCGGTTCCATCGGAAGCCCGTCCTCCCTGCCTGCGTTAGAGATCAATGACGGGTCAGGCAACAACATCAGCACCAGCAACAGCCCCGAGTCTTCACACGTCGATG GACTCTCAAGCAATCGCTTAGAGCCTCCGACCCTGTCAGACGGGGGTGACGTGTCCCCCGTCGGGCTGGGAGGAGGGCTGACCGTCGGGGAGCCCTTCTCACCCATGGACACTCCCACAGAGGAAAATGTGGAGAAAGAAAG ACGGAAGACAAG TAGGAAAGTGGGGCGCAGCGAGAGTGCCCGCGTGGACCGGCACTCCTCTCGGCGCCGCGGCTCTTCCCGGGCCAAACAGTCTCGCTCCCGTAGTGATGTGGACCTCCAGCCGCCTTGTACAACGACATCATCACCTGCCCCGCTCACCCCCCAGCACCTCCATCC TTTTGATGGACCAGTTTTATTTCCTGAAGGGCCCGGCCACTCCCCCACCAGCCCCTCCCCACagctggaggaggtggagcCACGCCTCCTGGAGTTTGAGCAGGACCCGCCCAACTGGAGGGAGCTGGCTCCCCCTGAAGCCCTGTCCAGTCTCAGCAAGAAGGGGACCAAGAGGCAGGAGGTCATCAATG AGTTGTTTGCAACCGAGCATGCCCATGTGCGGATGCTAAGCGTCCTTCAGATGATTTTCTCCAAgcctctggagagagaggagctcctGACCTTCGCTGAGCTGGGCGCCATCTTCCCCAACCTGGATGAGATCATTGACATGCACT ATAACTTCTACGAGAACCTGAAGAAACTGCGTTTGGATGACAACTTCATAGTCAAATCTATCAGCACCACAGTGCACAGCAGA TTTGGAGGTACAGAGGGGGAGTGGTTCCAGAAATTGACAGCCCGGTTCTGCAGTCACCAGTCGTGGGCCTTGGACCAGATCAAGAGCAGGCAGAAGAAAGAGCCACGCTTCAACTCCTTCATACTG GAGGCAGAGAGTAAGCCCCAGTGCCGCAGGCTGCAGCTCAAGGACATCATTCCCATAGAGATGCAGAGACTGACCAAATACCCGTTGCTGTTGGAAAATATCGCCAAgaacacag AGGACCcgacagagaaggagaggatcCAGCAGAGCGCAGAGTGCTGCAGAAAGATCCTCAACCATGTCAATGAGGAGGTCAAAGTGATGGAGAACCTATTG AATCTGAAGGACTACCAGCGTAGACTGGACACATCAGGGCTCAAACCCAGTAATGAGCTTTATACAGAATATAAG AACATCGACCTGACTCAGAAGAAGATGCTTTTTGAAGGCCCTGTGACCTGGAAAGTCACAAAGGAGAAGGCAATTG AGGTGCAGTGTGTTTTGCTCGGGGACCTGCTGGTGCTCCTTCAGAGGCAGGACGACAAGATGGTCCTCAAATGCCAGAGCAAGAGTAACATCGCAGTGCAGGAGGGCAAGCAGATGCTGAGCCCCATCATCAAACTGGACTCAGTCTTCCTACGGGAGGTGGCCACAG ATCGGAAGGCCTTCTATGTGATATTTACGTGGGAAAGCGGTGCCCAGATCTATGAACTGGTGGCTCAGTCTGTTGGAGAGAGGAAACT CTGGACTGATGTGATAAAGACAGCAGTGGATGATCTGAAGAAGAGCGGAGCACCCATGAGGTTGACGCTGCCTCCTGGAGGATCTCCCCTGAGTCCCTCTGC GCTGACTGCCCCTTTGAGCCCGACTGAGAATGGCGGTTTGAAAAGCAGCAGCATTG ATCGAGATAAGGACAGCTTGACGGATGACAAGTCTTCAGACCCCAGGCACAGGCTGATTGATTTCCTGTCAGACAAAGGCTTCGACTTGATAGCCCACTCCAACAGCGATCAGGAGAAGGTGGCCAACAGTGCTTTGGATGAAG TCATGTCGCTGAAAAGGCTGTTGGTCGGTAGCATCAGTCTGTCAGAAGACTCGCAGCCTGATGAAGAAAACGGAGAGGAGCCATCAGAGAGGGCCAGTCAAGAAATGGACGGCTGTCAGTCGACAG AAGAAAGCCAGAGCACAGACCGGGGAGCGGAGGAGGAGAACGATCACTCTTGTGAAAAAGAAGGAGCAGGGACGAAGggcgaggaggagaggagcatcAGTGCGCCCCTGGTGCTGTCCCAGGAGAGGAAGGACGAAGTGTGCAGGAGGCTCCGCAGTCTGCAGGAAAAACTAAAGAGACTACAG ACTGTAGAAGAGGAGCACCACAGGCTGCAGGAGGCCCTCTCCAAGTTCTCACTGGGGGGGGGGAACTTCCAGTGA
- the arhgef1 gene encoding rho guanine nucleotide exchange factor 1 isoform X9, with the protein MDAEDAFFGGVFGAQCSNPAMSIIGAEDEDFENDLNEVVDDQSPYFNHIDLLKEHPTHLLVFIQHIILQFDPAPLLCYLHADLFKNLSAKETKKQFVEFYNTFLDKGAILKVTQPANVTYELDRTRPDLLHEDTQRRYAQEVQSVQAVEVAKQLEDFRQKRMMGMTPNEAELIDVENHYPTDRIPMEMKEKSVAENLLDKMSETQPTIVSDEEKCQSIFSAVAFFMKHLGVKTRAVDSKKSRGGFFRRQLVKSKKDESTKAKPRGGFPGIPSWIAGNTDVKPKMEAEAEKEKVNPERKGPAPGRGSLTDPCVPSLSSRKSGSIGSPSSLPALEINDGSGNNISTSNSPESSHVDGLSSNRLEPPTLSDGGDVSPVGLGGGLTVGEPFSPMDTPTEENVEKESFDGPVLFPEGPGHSPTSPSPQLEEVEPRLLEFEQDPPNWRELAPPEALSSLSKKGTKRQEVINELFATEHAHVRMLSVLQMIFSKPLEREELLTFAELGAIFPNLDEIIDMHYNFYENLKKLRLDDNFIVKSISTTVHSRFGGTEGEWFQKLTARFCSHQSWALDQIKSRQKKEPRFNSFILEAESKPQCRRLQLKDIIPIEMQRLTKYPLLLENIAKNTEDPTEKERIQQSAECCRKILNHVNEEVKVMENLLNLKDYQRRLDTSGLKPSNELYTEYKNIDLTQKKMLFEGPVTWKVTKEKAIEVQCVLLGDLLVLLQRQDDKMVLKCQSKSNIAVQEGKQMLSPIIKLDSVFLREVATDRKAFYVIFTWESGAQIYELVAQSVGERKLWTDVIKTAVDDLKKSGAPMRLTLPPGGSPLSPSALTAPLSPTENGGLKSSSIDRDKDSLTDDKSSDPRHRLIDFLSDKGFDLIAHSNSDQEKVANSALDEVMSLKRLLVGSISLSEDSQPDEENGEEPSERASQEMDGCQSTEESQSTDRGAEEENDHSCEKEGAGTKGEEERSISAPLVLSQERKDEVCRRLRSLQEKLKRLQTVEEEHHRLQEALSKFSLGGGNFQ; encoded by the exons ATGGACGCTGAAGATGCCTTCTTCGGG GGCGTGTTTGGGGCTCAGTGCTCTAACCCAGCCATGAGCATCATCGGGGCTGAGGATGAGGATTTCGAGAATGATCTGAATGAG gtggtGGATGACCAGTCCCCATACTTCAACCATATAGACCTGTTGAAAGAGCATCCGACCCACCTGCTGGTCTTCATTCAACATATCATTCTACAGTTTGACCCTGCTCCCCTG CTGTGTTACCTCCATGCTGACCTCTTCAAGAACCTCAGTGCCAAAGAGACCAAGAAACAGTTTGTGGAGTTCTACAACACTTTCTTGGACAAGGGTGCA ATTCTCAAGGTGACACAACCAGCGAATGTAACCTATGAATTGG ACCGGACCCGTCCAGATCTGCTCCACGAGGACACCCAAAGGCGTTATGCTCAGGAGGTTCAGAGCGTGCAGGCGGTTGAAGTGGCCAAACAGCTGGAAGATTTCAG GCAAAAGAGGATGATGGGTATGACGCCCAACGAGGCCGAGCTCATTGACGTGGAGAACCACTATCCCACCGACCGCATCCCGATGGAGATGAAGGAGAAGTCTGTAGCTGAGAACCTGCTGGACAAGATGTCAGAGACACA ACCTACAATTGTCTCGGACGAGGAAAAATg CCAATCCATCTTTTCAGCGGTGGCCTTCTTCATGAAGCACCTTGGGGTTAAAACCAGGGCAGTTGACAGTAAGAAGTCCAGAGGAGGCTTCTTCAGGAGACAGCTGGTAAAG AGCAAGAAGGATGAATCCACAAAGGCCAAGCCCAGAGGGGGGTTTCCTGGCATCCCCAGCTGGATCGCCGGCAACA CTGACGTCAAACCTAAAATGGAGGCTGAAG CGGAAAAGGAGAAAGTGAATCCGGAGCGTAAGGGTCCAGCTCCCGGCAGAGGCTCCCTGACCGACCCTTGTGTCCCTTCCCTCTCCAGCAGGAAGTCCGGTTCCATCGGAAGCCCGTCCTCCCTGCCTGCGTTAGAGATCAATGACGGGTCAGGCAACAACATCAGCACCAGCAACAGCCCCGAGTCTTCACACGTCGATG GACTCTCAAGCAATCGCTTAGAGCCTCCGACCCTGTCAGACGGGGGTGACGTGTCCCCCGTCGGGCTGGGAGGAGGGCTGACCGTCGGGGAGCCCTTCTCACCCATGGACACTCCCACAGAGGAAAATGTGGAGAAAGAAAG TTTTGATGGACCAGTTTTATTTCCTGAAGGGCCCGGCCACTCCCCCACCAGCCCCTCCCCACagctggaggaggtggagcCACGCCTCCTGGAGTTTGAGCAGGACCCGCCCAACTGGAGGGAGCTGGCTCCCCCTGAAGCCCTGTCCAGTCTCAGCAAGAAGGGGACCAAGAGGCAGGAGGTCATCAATG AGTTGTTTGCAACCGAGCATGCCCATGTGCGGATGCTAAGCGTCCTTCAGATGATTTTCTCCAAgcctctggagagagaggagctcctGACCTTCGCTGAGCTGGGCGCCATCTTCCCCAACCTGGATGAGATCATTGACATGCACT ATAACTTCTACGAGAACCTGAAGAAACTGCGTTTGGATGACAACTTCATAGTCAAATCTATCAGCACCACAGTGCACAGCAGA TTTGGAGGTACAGAGGGGGAGTGGTTCCAGAAATTGACAGCCCGGTTCTGCAGTCACCAGTCGTGGGCCTTGGACCAGATCAAGAGCAGGCAGAAGAAAGAGCCACGCTTCAACTCCTTCATACTG GAGGCAGAGAGTAAGCCCCAGTGCCGCAGGCTGCAGCTCAAGGACATCATTCCCATAGAGATGCAGAGACTGACCAAATACCCGTTGCTGTTGGAAAATATCGCCAAgaacacag AGGACCcgacagagaaggagaggatcCAGCAGAGCGCAGAGTGCTGCAGAAAGATCCTCAACCATGTCAATGAGGAGGTCAAAGTGATGGAGAACCTATTG AATCTGAAGGACTACCAGCGTAGACTGGACACATCAGGGCTCAAACCCAGTAATGAGCTTTATACAGAATATAAG AACATCGACCTGACTCAGAAGAAGATGCTTTTTGAAGGCCCTGTGACCTGGAAAGTCACAAAGGAGAAGGCAATTG AGGTGCAGTGTGTTTTGCTCGGGGACCTGCTGGTGCTCCTTCAGAGGCAGGACGACAAGATGGTCCTCAAATGCCAGAGCAAGAGTAACATCGCAGTGCAGGAGGGCAAGCAGATGCTGAGCCCCATCATCAAACTGGACTCAGTCTTCCTACGGGAGGTGGCCACAG ATCGGAAGGCCTTCTATGTGATATTTACGTGGGAAAGCGGTGCCCAGATCTATGAACTGGTGGCTCAGTCTGTTGGAGAGAGGAAACT CTGGACTGATGTGATAAAGACAGCAGTGGATGATCTGAAGAAGAGCGGAGCACCCATGAGGTTGACGCTGCCTCCTGGAGGATCTCCCCTGAGTCCCTCTGC GCTGACTGCCCCTTTGAGCCCGACTGAGAATGGCGGTTTGAAAAGCAGCAGCATTG ATCGAGATAAGGACAGCTTGACGGATGACAAGTCTTCAGACCCCAGGCACAGGCTGATTGATTTCCTGTCAGACAAAGGCTTCGACTTGATAGCCCACTCCAACAGCGATCAGGAGAAGGTGGCCAACAGTGCTTTGGATGAAG TCATGTCGCTGAAAAGGCTGTTGGTCGGTAGCATCAGTCTGTCAGAAGACTCGCAGCCTGATGAAGAAAACGGAGAGGAGCCATCAGAGAGGGCCAGTCAAGAAATGGACGGCTGTCAGTCGACAG AAGAAAGCCAGAGCACAGACCGGGGAGCGGAGGAGGAGAACGATCACTCTTGTGAAAAAGAAGGAGCAGGGACGAAGggcgaggaggagaggagcatcAGTGCGCCCCTGGTGCTGTCCCAGGAGAGGAAGGACGAAGTGTGCAGGAGGCTCCGCAGTCTGCAGGAAAAACTAAAGAGACTACAG ACTGTAGAAGAGGAGCACCACAGGCTGCAGGAGGCCCTCTCCAAGTTCTCACTGGGGGGGGGGAACTTCCAGTGA